TCTACAACGTGGTTGAATCTGTTAAGAGAGTCCTCCGCAAAAGACACAGAGGTATTGATAATTTTATCAAATATTGGATACCTCAATTCAGAGTACGGAGGCTTGATCACATAAAAAATGTGATTAAAATTGCTTTAGGTGGCATTGCTGGTTTTTCCTTGTTTGTCAGTGGTATCGGTATCATGAACATCTGCCTCGTCTCCGTAGGTGAAAAGACACGTGAGATCGGGTTACGGAAAGCCGTCGGCGCAAGACGTATGGATATTTTCTATCAATTCTTGACAGAATCGATATGTCTATGTTTCTGTGGTGGGGTACTCGGCATCGTCGGTGGGTGGCTCTTTGCCCACGGTATGGCACGTATTGCCGTGCGTATCTTGCCCATTGTGGAAAAGTGGCCCGTCGTCCTCTCCGGACATTGGATACTCATTTCCGTCCTCTTTTCTGTTTTTATGGGGATTGCTTTTGGCATCTATCCTGCGATACGAGCGGCGCGACTTTCACCTATTGATGCACTCCGTACCGAGAATTAAGGAGGCGTTCTTGAAAAGTTCTTATTTACTTTTAACCTTTTATCTGTTTTTTCAGGCACTTGCTTGGACATCCGCAGACACGCCAAAGTCCCGTCCTGATAGCCACGCCCCTATCGGCGTGATGGGCGACCACGGACATAAGACCGGTGAAGTCATGCTCTCGTATCGATTCATGACAATGGACATGCAAGGATTGCAATCTGGCACCACTACCGTTGAAACAGCCGAGGTGCTAAAAGACTTTATGATGGCACCTACCACTATGCAAATGCAGATGCATGGTTTCGGTGCTATGTTCGCCCCGCATGATAAACTCACGCTCATGGCGATGGCGAATTATCAGTTTCTCCGTATGGAGATGGAAGGTGCACATCTTCACAAAGAAGGACACCATGGGCACCCTGTTGGACATCATGAAATGTCAAGTTCGGGCGTTGGTGATGCCAAGCTTGAGGGGCTGCTCACGCTCTGGAAAAGACCACACTTCACACTTCTTGGAAACATCGGCGTTTCACTTCCCACCGGTTCTATTTCAAAAAAAGGAGCGGATGGAAACTTGCTCCCCTACCCGATGCAGCTCGGGAGCGGTTCTTTTCAAGCGCGTCCAGGAGTCACGCTTTTTGGATATCACGGTAACTGGTCTTATGGCAGTCAATTGCGCGGCACGTTTCCATTGCATACCAATTCACAAGACTATCGGCACGGCACTGCGGTATCGGTGACAGCGTGGGGTGCCCGGCGGCTCAGCGACCGGCTCAGTCTGAGTGGTAGATTTTTCTTTACGCATTCGGGAAATATCACGGGAAGCCATCCAGAGTTGAATCTACTTATGAGTCCGAGCCATCGTCCCGACTGGCGCGGCGGCCAAAGACTCGATTTTGCGATTTCAAGCAATCTGATGGTTCCAACGGGCACCTTTGCTGGGCAACGGCTTGCTGTTGAGTTTCAGATGCCACTCTATCAAAACCTTACCGGTACACAACTGAAAACGACATGGAGGCTTGTCCTCGGTTGGCAGTACGCCTTCCATTTGTAGGGACACAATGAAATATTTAGAAAAATTAAGACCGCTTTGGAAACCCGCCCGCGCGTTCCTTCCATGGGTACCCTTGGGTGCTATTCTGATCGTTGCGTTCTGGATTCGCATTCAAGGCGTTCCGAACATTCCGGAAGGACAATTTACCGGAAACGATCCGTATGTTCACTATTGGCAAGCGCAAATCGTGTCTGAACAGGGCAGACTGCCCGCGCGCGATATGCGTCGCTGGCTCCCCCTCGGCAGAGACTATGAACAAAGCATGACCGCGTATGCTTACGGTGTCGCTTACACGCACAAAGCGATAACAGTTCTCTTTCCCAATGTCTCTCTCTATCAGGTCTCACTGTTTTCGCCTGCTGTTTGTTTTGTGTTAGGGTTGGGAGTGCTTTGCCTATTCCTTCACCGGACTTTTGGATTACTTTTTTCATGCGTTGTTGGC
This sequence is a window from Candidatus Poribacteria bacterium. Protein-coding genes within it:
- a CDS encoding transporter; its protein translation is MKSSYLLLTFYLFFQALAWTSADTPKSRPDSHAPIGVMGDHGHKTGEVMLSYRFMTMDMQGLQSGTTTVETAEVLKDFMMAPTTMQMQMHGFGAMFAPHDKLTLMAMANYQFLRMEMEGAHLHKEGHHGHPVGHHEMSSSGVGDAKLEGLLTLWKRPHFTLLGNIGVSLPTGSISKKGADGNLLPYPMQLGSGSFQARPGVTLFGYHGNWSYGSQLRGTFPLHTNSQDYRHGTAVSVTAWGARRLSDRLSLSGRFFFTHSGNITGSHPELNLLMSPSHRPDWRGGQRLDFAISSNLMVPTGTFAGQRLAVEFQMPLYQNLTGTQLKTTWRLVLGWQYAFHL